The sequence ggcttggagcagcctggcaggtggaatgggatggtcttggaagtcccttccaacccaaggGAGCAGGCTTTGAGGTGAGGTTTAATAAAAGagagcagaaagaggaaaatacttttatttttgaaaccaAATGGGAAGCAGAATGGCGCAGATGCTGGTGGGAGTGTCCGCCCAGCTCACACCGCTGCCATCCTCGACATCTCCCCCGGACTCCACTCCTGGCTGTCCCAGAGCCTCCTCCTCAGGTTTTGCAGGATGataaccccagccagcagctgggattCATCAGCAGTTGGCATTCCAGAGGCGTCTCCCACTCCCAACGTGAGCTGTTCTTCCGACATGGTGCCCTTTGCTCGGAGAAATGACTCCCTGGAAAAAATGCCTGACAAGGTCTTGTCTTGGCCACACCCCGTTTATGGCCCTTTTTGACATTCCCCAGATCCAGTTGTGATTATTGTTCTGAGAATATGGGGTTCTTAATGCAATAATAAATGTGGTCTTGccattctttctgttttattcttaaAACTTCTAAAAGGATTGGGTGCTCGGTGTCAGGTTGAAAGAGCTGTCCTGACTTATTTGGGTCTATAACtataaaattcagatttttgcAGTGTGACAGAGCTTTGATCAGATTTTTTACTAGTCTGAACAACCCAGAACAAGGGTTATTCATCtttcatcaaatatttatttcaagaacCCAGAACTCCACCTTATCCCTCACTTTTTCATCTCCTCCTGGGCTGAGTCGAGGATATTTTTATCCAGAAAAACATCAGGTTCCCCCCTGCCAAGGAATGGGTCCAGTCATGGAGAAGATGAAACCTAAACCCCATAAACATTTTGCCTTTGAGATGCAAGAGACAAAGAATCCCCTCCCTATAAAGCTGAAATTGCAGAGTGGGGAAGGCAGTAAAGGAGAGGTCATGCGGGACACAAGGACAAACCAGTAATTAGCAGGGGTGATTTATCTGAAGCAATTGACAGCCGTTAACAAAGCTGGATCTGGAAAGAATCCTGGTTAGTAATTGATTGGGAAGTTCTGCATGTGGGTGATTCACGTGCTGGGCACTTTGAGGCCGGGTATAAAAGCGCTTGACCTCACATCTCGCGCCATCATTTCTCTTGTCTCGCTTCTCTGGTGCTGTAGGTAAGTCAATTCCTAAACTCCTGAACTCCTGAactcctgaattcctgaattcctcCTCTAACCAAGCCTTTGAGTGTGGTTCTGGGGTCAGTCTGACGTTCTCCTGGTGGAAAccactggatgtggcacttggtgctcTGGTCTGGCTGAGAAGGTGGGGATTGATCACAGGTTGGACTCGGTGATCCTGgggggcttttccaacctcagccGCTCAGGGATTGGGGAAATGATTCCATCTATGACTGCTCAGCCACTGGGAAATGCAGATCTGGGTGAGATCTAAGTAACATTCCACGAAaactttttccatttgtgttCAGTAGACAATTTAGGGCTCTATTTTAGGTGCTATGAGAATTCTCCTTGTCCCTTGAGCCTCCTCGTAGCCTTTTCTTCTCATGTTTGATTATGAAACCGatgtgaattttgttttattttgttttcctgctcttcccttgcCCTGCAGATCCCCATCCCCGAGCCATGGTTCACTCCCTGAGCCCCTGCACCGACGGCAGCGCCTCCCCCTGCGGCGTGGCCGTGCCCCAGCCCGTGGCCGACACCTGCAACGAGCCCTGTGTCCGGCAGTGCCCCGACTCCACGGTGGTCATCTACCCTCCCCCGGTGGTCGTCACCTTCCCCGGGCCCATCCTCAGCACCTTCCCGCAGCAGAGCGCCGTGGGGTCCGCGGGAGTCCCCGAAGTCACAGCCGGAGCTGGAGCCGGTGTTGGAGCCGGCGTTGGAGGTGCTTTCGGTGCCGCCCGAACCCCTGGAGCTTCCCAAGTTTGTGGTGGGGCCAGGTGGGCTCGGGGGTACCCAATTGGGAGCTGCAGACCCTGCTGCTGAAGCCGGGGCACGGCCGCTGGAAGAGGATGGCCGGCAGGACGCGGATCCGCGGCTGAGCTCCGGAGCACGGCGttcagggagagctgagcaTTTGGGGCGGCATTAAAAGCATCTGTGGATGTTTGAATGCCTCAAAAATCCATCCCCATCCTTCTACCCTTCCtgattttctgtctgtaaagCCTTCCTCTCTTTCCAAGACCTCTGTTCTCAAAGCTATGGACTGTTCCTGATTccctggtggtttttttgggatcTTTGTGGCTTCCCACTGTCAGTAGGTTTAGATTACATTTTAGGGAGAAATTAGGAGGGAGTTTTTCctgtgaggctctggcacagggcgcccagagaagctgtggctgccccatccctggaagtttccaaggccaggttggatggggctcgGAGAAACCTGGAATAGTGGGAgattccctgcccatggcaggggtggagcTGGATCATCTTTAAAATCccacccaaactgttctgtgcttctgtgacTGTGGCTAAGTCAAGGATCTCATCCGAGATCCACTTCAGATCTATTTTTAAGCTCTTTCCATGGCTACTGATGGATAAAAAAGGTTCTGCagtgccccagcccctgctctgctgccgTGCTGCGTGATCAGGGCTGGGTATCACCACAGGAGAAGCAACCCCAGACGTTCCCTGAGTCACTCTCGTGGGCAATTTGTAACCTGTGCTGTGTCTCACCCGTTCCTCCTCATTAAACCAGACCTTGCAGCAGGTTATTGGCGTGTGGGTGTCTCTGTGTGttccctgtccttgtcctgcCGCACCAGCCTGATCCTATCACCAGGAGAGCGAAATTCCTGATGGATCTGGCCCAGACgtcccttccttccccacatTTCTGGTCTCTGTGGAGATTTTTGATCAATTTTGGCTTTTCTGGTACCTGTTCCTGGTGTCCTCAGGCTCAGCCTCCCCGTCTGGGCAGTGACACGAGCAGAggggttggaaaagccctccaggatGGAGTCCAAGCCCACCTGGTCACTCAGACCAATGTCCAGGCCTTCCTcggacacctccagggatggccaCTCCCTGGGCAACCCCTTCCAAAGCCTGGCCTCccttttccaggaggaattttcccaaatttcccaccctgagcctcccctggcaccactggaggctgttccctctcctcctgtccctgttccctgggctcagaccccaaatcccccctgCAAGAGCCTGAaattcccccttttctccaggctgagcccctccaGTTCCCTCAGGATTTTCCAGACCCTTTTCCAGCCGCTCCAGCCCCGTTCCcatccctggccctgctcaaCGTCTCTCAGCACAACCTGGACACGACGGTGATGCTCCCTCACGGAACTGAGGATTTCTTTGGGAATAAATTGGCAATAAACCCTTCCCAAGCCCTCCTGGCTGGCTTTGAAATGTTATGTAGCGTGTCAGGAACAGCGCCAGTGTCATCAGGGAGACGTGGGAATGTGGGATTATTCCGGGGTAGTCACTCTTTGGGGAATTATTACCCTTatgtggaaggaaaacaaagtcgCCCAGGCACTGTAATAATGTGTAATTAACGCTGGTGTGCTCTGGAGCAGGTGATTAAACCAGATTCTCCCCAACCACACTATTCTTGCAAAAGAGAAACCCCCCAAACCTCAAAAACCAGGGATCTTTATTGTTGGGGGTATTTGGGAATGAGCTGCAGTTTATTGAGGGCTCTCAAGATTGCCTAAATCGAGATCTGCGTTTACCACAATCCAGAAAAACCAGTGAAATGATGGAATTCTGCCAGTGGGTTCGATAGAAGtatttttgatgtattttcGTTCCTTTTGATATAAAAGCTCCTAGTGTGAAATGTCCTTTCAGAGATAAAAGATATTGGGTGTCTCACTAAGAAAATTCAACGCCTTTTTAAGACAGAAGCATTTGCTAATATCTCTAAGGTTCATTATTAGGTCTAATTATTTGgtttaattaataattatggGTTAACAATATCCATCTAAATATGGTGAATTTTGAAATTCTTGTTTCCAACACtgccaaatttttttttcctgcatcatGCCCCAATTTCCCTTTTCCTAAGAGGCTGCACTCTTtaacaaataatttgaaaattcagtttggGCCATGATTGGGTGCCCAGCTCATTTGGGATGGGTCTGGTCTTTGGGGAGGATCCTCAGCCTCTCATGGAATCTttgtgctggaggcagctcctgcGGCATCAGCCCTGTGGTTGGTTCCCAAGGGAACATTTAAATGGATAATTCCCCAGTGAATACGTCCTGGAATTACAGGAGTTggttttcagttatttaaattaGCCGGCTGTCGCCTGTTATGATAATATCGCAGCCAGGCCGCAAGTTCCTCTCGCCATCCAACTTTTCCTGAGCCTCAGGACAGGAAAGAATTCTGGGTTTGGGGTCTGGAAGGGGCGTACGAGGAAGTTGTGGGCGAGCTGATGGTCAGAGCCACAGGAAAGGGGGAATTTCAgagggatattgggaaggaattcttccatCTGAGGGTGGCACAGGATATTCCATGGATTTTtcgtccctggaagtgtcccaggccaggctggaggcaCCTGGAGTGGGATGACCTTTATGGTCTCTTCACCCACCCAGAACAGGTGTAGGAGAAACTCGAATGTTCCTGAGATATCAGGACAGACCCATGGAAAATGAGTTTTGGTGCTGCCAGCTGATGCTTGGGAAGCCCTGGGAGGGGTCTGGGCTGCAATTCCATGATGATCTGGCACTTCCTGAACGCTCCTGATGAGCTGAAATGAACAGGTGAGGAAACGTCCCGTCCCTGTTTGGTGACTCCTGCGACAGGAGCATCTGGGGTGAGGAATTTTGCACTCCAGTGTTCCCAGAAGGTTgacctgcagcagaggaggagatcCTGGAAgtgccctggatccctggagcagggggaggcaCCGGGACACCCTCAGAGCTGCGGCATTCAAAGCAGCAAGGGGAAGTGAGGTGGGGGCCAGGTGGCTCCAGGTCAGCGATGTGGCGGGAGGTGACGGCGGgtgacagggctgggatgggcaggaaaTCACCACCTGTGGGTCCTGTCCCCCAGGGAAAGTGCTGGCGCCTTGGGAATGATCTGAGGGGGAAGTCAGAAGGGAAGGACATCGCAAaatggtgctgtgctggcaaaCTTGGTTATTGATGGAGGTCAAACGGGACCAAAAAACTCAGATTTTCACCCGGATCTTTGGCTTCCTGGGTTTTATTCCACCTCCCCTCCTGTGTGTGGCTGCCCAAGCCCTTCCACGCTCTCCGTGCAGGCAGGAGAAGCCTTTGAGCACAGGGAGATAAACTGAGTTTACCCTGTTGGGAGACTCCACCACTTCCTGATGTTTTCCCCGGGGAACCCAGCTCGTTCCTCTGCTGAGAACAAAACCCCTCTGAAAGCCTTTGCCACCTTCAAAGGGCTGCTCTGATTTACTGATTTACCGTGCTCTGCTTGGGGGGAGGCTCCTCCCTGGCTCCCCTTCCTGGGGCACCCCGATCTGGGGCTGTCCTCGAATTGTGACGGCCAGACCTCGCTcttggctggggctgctccttcccagatggggaaatgcagctctggagctcatCTCTGCTTCTTGGAACTGGTTCCAGCTCAGGGTTTCGGGGAAGTCAATGACACGGTGGAAAGAAATGGATGTTGGGCTGGAGGATCAGCGTTTCTGCTGACTGCTCCTGGTTTTCTGCCCATGGAATGGCTTCTCCGACCTCCTCCCTTAATTATCTTCTGGagcctttcctctgctttgctctgagagctgggaaatgcagaaatgctTCTGCAGGAGGCCACCATGGCAAGAGGAGGGGTGGCTAATATTCCGAATTTAAATAATCTTCAGTATTCAAAGCCTAAATCATCTTAATTGTTCtaaatctaaataattttaaaattcaaatctAAATCATCTTTAGTGTTCGaaacctaaataatttttaatatgttaaaTCGAAATAATCTTTGGTGTTCTACACATAAATCATCTTAATTATTCTAAATCTAAATAAGCTTTAGTATTTgaaatctaaataatttttaatatgttaaaTCTAAATAATCTTTACAGTTCTACACATAAATCATCTTAATTATTCTAAACCTAAATAATCTTTAGTATTCAAAACCTCCATAATCTTTAATATTCTAAATCTAACTCATCTTCGGCACTCTaaacctaaataatttttaatattccaaATCTGAATAACCCTTGGTATTCTAAACCTAAATCATCTTTTAGCAGTCCAAATCTAAACcatctttaatattttagacAAGAACCATCTTTAGTATTCCAAATCTAAGTCAGGGCTCCCGAGTCTCCGGAGgcggcagggcaggggctggcaggaacTCCCTGAAGAACCGGCTGCTCCATCTGCGGAGGAGCTGAAGCCTCCAGCGCACGGCCATGGCTTGGCTGCCTTTGGTCTTTCCTCCTGGGTGTCTTTAACCCTGATTGTCACCCATTTCCTGCCCTGGACGAGACTCCCCCTCAATCTCTCGTCCTTGTGGTTTATTGCCCAAGAACCAACGCCAGCTTTGATCCAGGAGCCGCTCTCGGCGGGGAAATCGATCGATCGATGCCTCTTTTTGGTGAAATGTTTGGGTAAACCCAAGGTCAAGGGTTAGTTAAGGTTTCTCCTTCTGGGGGAAAATGAGTCAGGAGCCATTGAGATGGAGATGTGGTGACAGTCCCTCCCATCCGAGTCTAGACTGGTCTCTGATTGCAGGGCTCCCTGGGGTGGCTGGGGGTCCCTTAAAAGTGCGGGCTGAGCCCAGACAGAAGCCGAGCAGACGTTTGAAGATGCAACTACAgcaattttattgaaaatgagAAGCAGCGAGGGACAGAAAGAAGTTAGCAGAGATACAGAAGGGGCTTTGGCAAGCAGAGCGCTCCTGATGGTGCGTGATGGTTTTCGTGGTGGAAGTGGTGGAGTGTTCCAGtccaaatgcttttctttgtcGTGTTCACTGTCAGGTGAGGGGCAGCAAGGACACGGAACAGGAGCTCCTCTGCTAAAATTCACCTTTGGTCAGAGTCGGACAAAATCAATTTTGTTGGAGAAACACAACTTTTGTTCCACTACACAAAGTGGCTGGGGGtgaattttaaaagctctttcctCACACccagaagtctctttctgctcCCAAAAGTGCTCTAAAGGTGCCTCAGCCCTGTGAGAGTGATAGTTGGAGAGACAGGAGATCCTAAAGAGGGTTTCACACGGAGTATCCTACACAGCCTGGCGCCCACACATCCCCCAGAGTCTGACAACCTAAACCACGCATCCCTGTCCTGCATTTCATCCCGTGGGCGCGACTCCCGCTGGGAACGGCTCAGATGGCTCTGTCCCCAAGCTGAATGGACAAGGGGAGGCTTAATCCGAAGTTCCCAAGGTTACCCAAGCTACCCACACAACCCAGGAGCCTGGGGAGCCCCTCGATCTTCCCGGAGATCCTCCCAGCAACATCCCCATTGAGGCTGGCGTAGATGATTCCGTTGATGGTCCCAGTGGGGTTACATAAGCCCCTGATGCTCCTGAAGGACGGGGGCATATCTTGGGGCTGGTCCCGGCAGAAGCTTGAGGAGCGCCCAGACAAGAAGTTGGGGCTCCCAAAGCCGCCAAAGTTGTCACTGCTGGCGTGGGCGCAGCACCCGTTGTCACAGCACTCCTTGAAGGAATTCATCCTTTGTTGATTTGGAGAGCCTGGAACACACAcccagaaacaaaatttatggGCTGCAGAGGGCAGAGCAAAAGCTCCGACTCGGTCCCTCCTGTGCATGGGTTTAATTAACTTATTTATTACTTAACTCTTAATtaactcatttatttttgtaatctCTTCAATCCCAAAcaactttgctgctttttttcccccatcaaCATTTGGAAACTGCTGACTAAACGTAGCGAATGAGGGTTTagccagccaggagctgagcttTCCCGGCCCAGAAAtcagagaaatgtaaaaaatgaaagaaaaatgtaataaatataacCCAGaacttaaaattactttttactACAAAATCATGGTAGCAAATTTCCAATTTTCAGCACTTAAAAACCTAATAttaaaaaagcacaggaaagaagagcaaaaagCCTTGAGTAGAATAATTCCTTGAGATTGTAgggaaatttttgtttgtttctggctctaaaatgacaagaaatttcaataaataaatataaaccgGTACCTGCATAGAGACACAGGTTATATGTTATAAAGACAAAGCAGTACCTACTAAATAAATAGCTAACTAAAGACTAtgaatttaatatatattcatatttttaNNNNNNNNNNNNNNNNNNNNNNNNNNNNNNNNNNNNNNNNNNNNNNNNNNNNNNNNNNNNNNNNNNNNNNNNNNNNNNNNNNNNNNNNNNNNNNNNNNNNNNNNNNNNNNNNNNNNNNNNNNNNNNNNNNNNNNNNNNNNNNNNNNNNNNNNNNNNNNNNNNNNNNNNNNNNNNNNNNNNNNNNNNNNNNNNNNNNNNNNNNNNNNNNNNNNNNNNNNNNNtatatttatatttatatttatatttatatttatatttatatttatatttatatttatatttatatttatatttatatttatatttatatttatttggaGAAACATAGACACGGGAGAGTAGAGTCAATACTCACCTCTGCTTCACCAGGAGAAGTCACGAGGAGAAGCTGTGAGGAGCAGATGGCTTTTCGGAGTCGGGGGTCCCTTTTTAACTTCCACGGCGAACCATCTGACTCTTTGTTCCTCCAACCTACGTCACCGGAGCCAaccattttcatattttctgtgtttggagtCGCGGCGCCAACGTCAACGCTTCAGAATTCCTTTAATCTTGAAGCAATATTACATTTCTAGGGAAATAACCCGGAATTCCTTGCGGCCAGGTGGGGAGGTATttgaggaaatatttatttatttggggaAATATTCTCATCATTAAGGGCTGTGAAGTAGCCTCCTAGGTGCTCCATTGGCTTGGCTTTGGCGCCTTCGGCATCGCTCGTGGAGGACAAAGGGATCTCCCACTGGATTTGTATCCCAGGTTCCCCAACAACAACCCAAAGACATTTTCCGACGGCCTTTTGGGCGTTCCCAAATATTCCTTCCtcttttaattgatttttttgggatgCTTTTTGACTTTCATGGAACATCACCTTAGTATGGTGAACCAGAGGTCCTGAGGAGTGACCGTGTTATTAAATCTGGAGGTGTCTTTTGGTGTCAaactattaatatttaaatcCAGCAACACTTTGCAAATTGAAAACATTAATGAGTGTTTATGAAGTGCTTTGGTATTCAAAATTTGGAGGAAGCCTCAACATCCTGCTTGCTCATTATTACGCttatttcatattcaaattAATGCCAGAAATTAGGTGAAGGTCATGCAAGGAGTTCTGCCCTTAGCTGCATCGCTCCTCGCTATCGTTAACTTCTACACATGGTGAttctttgtggaaaaaaataccagcagGGTTCTTTTCGTGTTCACTTAATGCTCTTTTAGTGCTAATCCTGatgatttctttatttccagatCAAGTTGAGGCTTGAATTCTCCACTTCTCTCTGCTGAGCTCGAGTTAAACCCTCCAGTGCAAAGAATGCAGTTGGACTTTCGTTAAAAACattcttcctgctcctgcagcagcatggCTTTCATTCAGGAGCACTTTGGAATTAAGATTTATTTACAGTTCTGGTCCTTTTTCCTGAAGTTGATGAGGTTTAATGTAAAATCCAACatttacatttcctttaaataaaacccTGCGGTGCATCTTTCTACTGAACTCACAAATTTTCAAACATTTGGGAAagttctcctttattttttcccctaaaaatttctctctctctccaacAACCTTGAGAAATCAGAAACGTCTTTTCTATCctacaaaaaattaatttcgGATTTGACAACGGAGGCAATAAAATGGTATCAGGAATGTTGTTGGCCCAGAAAACGTTAAGATGAAAGAAACCTGTAATATTCGGGACATACGGGAGGCTGGGAACACAGTAATAATCCCAAACAATGaggaaaattacattaattgtAGATATGACGTGTACAGGCAAATTTGTTCTCCAACCAATAGGGCCCCAAACCTTTTGAATCCACAGGGCGTCTGAGATAAGCCAGGAGGG is a genomic window of Parus major isolate Abel chromosome 25LG2, Parus_major1.1, whole genome shotgun sequence containing:
- the LOC107214629 gene encoding claw keratin-like, giving the protein MVHSLSPCTDGSASPCGVAVPQPVADTCNEPCVRQCPDSTVVIYPPPVVVTFPGPILSTFPQQSAVGSAGVPEVTAGAGAGVGAGVGGAFGAARTPGASQVCGGARWARGYPIGSCRPCC